A section of the Falco rusticolus isolate bFalRus1 chromosome Z, bFalRus1.pri, whole genome shotgun sequence genome encodes:
- the MTX3 gene encoding LOW QUALITY PROTEIN: metaxin-3 (The sequence of the model RefSeq protein was modified relative to this genomic sequence to represent the inferred CDS: inserted 1 base in 1 codon; substituted 1 base at 1 genomic stop codon) translates to MAAPMELSCWGGDWGLPSLHPESLTVMAYAKFSGAPLTVNTINNSWRAPKGDVPVLISEDIVISQPAKILNFLRKQKYNADYELSAKQGXYTGIYALLEXKLLPALLHTFWVEAENYCSVTKPWFASRIAFPLSLYLPGRMSREALNRILLTRGGPPLYSLTEVEAQIYRDAKECLNLLSKRLGTSQFFFGDTPTTLDAFVFGFLAPIYKVCFPRVQLQEHLKQLPNLCRFCDDILTCYFRLTVLGHSPAGQDTADANLQKLTQLVNKESNLIEKMDDNLRKSPQHPPRKLTTLKLAAGGEESSPLNRLSP, encoded by the exons ATGGCAGCCCCcatggagctgagctgctggggaggcGATTGGGGACTGCCGTCCCTGCACCCGGAGTCGCTAACCGTCATG GCTTACGCCAAATTTTCTGGTGCTCCCCTGACAGTGAATACTATAAATAACTCTTGGAGAGCTCCGAAAG GAGATGTACCAGTCCTGATATCAGAAGACATTGTTATTTCTCAGCCAGCAAAAATACTAAACTTCTTAAGAAAACAG aAATATAATGCTGATTATGAATTGTCTGCAAAACAAGGCTGATACACTGGCATATATGCACTACTTG GAAAGCTGCTTCCTGCTCTG CTGCACACTTTTTGGGTTGAGGCTGAAAATTACTGCAGTGTGACAAAGCCATGGTTTGCCTCAAGGATTGCCTTCCCACTGAGTTTGTATCTGCCTGGAAGGATGTCCAGGGAAGCGCTGAACAGGATCTTGCTGACCAGAGGAGGGCCTCCACTCTACAGTCTCACTGAAGTAGAAGCACAG ATATACAGGGATGCCAAGGAGTGCCTAAATCTCCTGTCGAAGAGATTGGGAACATCTCAGTTTTTCTTTGGGGATAC TCCTACCACCTTGGATGCCTTTGTGTTTGGTTTCCTTGCACCAATTTATAAAGTGTGCTTCCCCAGAGTACAATTACAAGAGCATTTGAAGCAGCTTCCCAATCTGTGTCGATTCTGTGATGATATTTTGACTTGCTACTTCAGGTTAACTGTCTTAG GCCATTCTCCGGCTGGACAGGATACAGCAGATGCTAATCTGCAGAAACTCACACAGCTTGTAAATAAAGAATCCAACTTGATTGAAAAG ATGGACGACAACCTTCGTAAGAGTCCTCAGCACCCCCCTCGAAAGCTAACAACACTCAAGCTTGCTGCAGGTGGCGAAGAAAGCAGTCCATTGAATCGTTTGTCACCTTGA